A single genomic interval of Plodia interpunctella isolate USDA-ARS_2022_Savannah chromosome 14, ilPloInte3.2, whole genome shotgun sequence harbors:
- the LOC128675679 gene encoding recQ-mediated genome instability protein 1-like — protein MAGVNMSSESLINSVRQFLSSHSMLVEDEWLTGCVEYLTEDNSNNYSVTDIQNLAKEQWLLNDLKDICPGSLPANLKNVQKTVLNGKFALQINAAVDIGTPAYQQYLKLQKVNMENIEATTKFEDKVPSHRMIKLYLTDGAQEVSAIEYKPMRNLSCDITPGCKMYLKGPVECRRGVILLTESSIELLGGEVQEIAVSNSLAGLLSTKLGLPMTLEPIHNTTIRNANIPTPHSDVPPPIDHYTEPVPEPTRPVARVTSVQIANNFVDDDIDMDQLAAIEAQYTENPTKRPLSVANTNPEKKIKIDSTANKSDDYPDDADVFFDEDEEYLRDIEEKIDARDREINRPKGPVTVSAEPFVYIKQINDMNLGEKTGKVFKVKAQIIKLLSKLSVGKDGWSLKCSIVDGTGSIDVEFTSDVLSKVVGLTPQEMHDIKKKMAMNPAMKEKAVSALQKAKDTLQVLHCIIELTILEVPKITSLEPYGERHAEMLKKRMQSAGL, from the exons ATGGCGG gtgTGAATATGTCGTCGGAGTCACTAATAAATTCTGTCAGACAGTTTTTATCCTCCCATTCCATGTTAGTCGAAGATGAATGGTTGACAGG aTGCGTGGAATATTTGACTGAAGATAACAGTAACAATTACAGTGTTACTGACATACAAAACTTGGCCAAGGAGCAGTGGCTACTTAATGATTTAAAGGACATTTGCCCTGGGAGTTTACCGGCCAACTTGAAAAATGTACAGAAGACAGTGTTGAATGGAAAGTTTGCACTGCAAATTAATGCCGCTGTTGATATAG GCACGCCAGCTTACCAACAGTATCTGAAACTGCAGAAAGTAAACATGGAAAATATTGAAGCTACCACAAAGTTTGAAGATAAAGTGCCAAGTCACAG AATGATAAAACTATACTTAACCGATGGTGCTCAAGAGGTGTCCGCTATTGAATACAAACCTATGAGGAACTTGAGTTGTGACATCACTCCTGGATGCAAAATGTATCTGAAAG gGCCAGTGGAATGCCGGCGGGGTGTTATCCTGTTGACAGAGAGCTCTATAGAGCTGCTGGGAGGAGAAGTGCAGGAGATTGCCGTCTCCAACTCTCTGGCTGGTCTTCTCTCCACCAAACTAGGACTGCCCATGACTCTAG aaccTATCCACAATACAACAATCAGAAATGCCAATATCCCAACACCACATTCCGACGTGCCGCCCCCAATAGACCATTACACGGAACCAGTCCCTGAACCCACGCGACCAGTAGCTCGAGTCACCAGTGTCCAAATAGCCAACAACTTCGTCGATGACGACATAGACATGGATCAATTAGCCGCAATAGAAGCACAATATACTGAAAATCCCACCAAAAGACCTCTCAGTGTTGCCAACACGAAtcctgaaaagaaaataaaaatcgattCAACTGCGAACAAATCAGATGATTATCCGGACGATGCCGATGTATTTTTCGATGAAGACGAAGAATATTTGAGGGATATTGAAGAGAAAATTGATGCGAGAGACAGAGAAATTAATAGACCTAAAGGTCCAGTTACAGTATCGGCTGAACCCTTCGTTTATATAAAGCAAATTAATGATATGAATTTGGGTGAGAAAACTGGGAAAGTTTTTAAAGTTAAGgcacaaataataaagttgttaTCGAAGTTGTCTGTAGGGAAAGATGGTTGGAGTTTGAAGTGTAGCATTGTAGATGGCACTGGCAGTATAGATGTGGAATTTACGAGTGATGTGTTATCTAAAGTTGTTGGGTTGACTCCGCAAGAAATGCATGACATCAAGAAGAAAATGGCTATGAATCCTGCAATGAAGGAAAAAGCTGTTTCG